The Triticum aestivum cultivar Chinese Spring chromosome 7B, IWGSC CS RefSeq v2.1, whole genome shotgun sequence genome window below encodes:
- the LOC123162396 gene encoding protein RGF1 INDUCIBLE TRANSCRIPTION FACTOR 1, with amino-acid sequence MGMRPGWVGGLVEETFFVACSAHESRKKNEKNIFCLACRTSICPHCAPAHRHHPLIQVRRYVYNDVVRLDDLEKLIDCSFVQPYTINSAKVIFLKPRPQSRPFKGSGNVCLTCDRILQEPFHFCCLSCKVDHVMMQGGDLSNILYMSGEPDVACFPRFEDLRVGSGPADLLDDGCATGGQITPNSILEDPMHHYGGGGSSYRSGGSSRNARGFDAAASVDVPVPVPRKKKSGGFFPQIVMSLNNRRKGAPHRSPFA; translated from the exons GGCGCACGAGAGCCGCAAGAAGAACGAGAAGAACATCTTCTGCCTCGCCTGCCGCACCAGCATCTGCCCGCACTGCGCCCCCGCGCACCGCCATCACCCGCTCATCCAG GTGCGGAGGTACGTGTACAACGACGTGGTGCGCCTGGACGATCTTGAGAAGCTCATCGACTGCTCCTTTGTTCAG CCCTACACCATCAACAGCGCAAAGGTGATATTTCTCAAGCCCAGGCCTCAGTCCAGGCctttcaagggctccggcaacgtctgCTTGACCTGCGACAGGATCCTtcaggagcccttccacttctgctgccTCTCTTGCAAG GTGGATCATGTCATGATGCAGGGTGGCGACCTGTCCAACATCCTCTACATGTCCGGCGAGCCCGACGTCGCCTGCTTCCCGAGGTTCGAGGACCTCCGCGTCGGCAGCGGGCCGGCAGACCTCCTGGACGACGGGTGCGCCACCGGCGGGCAGATCACCCCGAACTCCATCCTCGAGGACCCGATGCACcactacggcggcggcggctccagctaCCGCAGCGGCGGCAGCAGCCGGAACGCGCGCGGCTTCGACGCGGCAGCCAGCGTcgacgtccccgtccccgtcccgaGGAAGAAGAAGTCGGGGGGCTTCTTCCCCCAGATCGTCATGTCCCTCAACAACAGGAGGAAGGGGGCGCCCCACAGGTCTCCGTTCGCCTGA